From Rhizobium favelukesii, the proteins below share one genomic window:
- a CDS encoding M14 family zinc carboxypeptidase, which yields MNTSEIIIAGDTAGIEWRLPVLRFKGSDPAAPKVYIQAALHADELPGTALVHYLCESLRQSESAGQIKSDIIVVPHANPIGAAQSHFGELQGRFDLGSRTNFNREFPLISVKDRDGLLEKLERLAAVDKLKRQLLHMALGCDLVIDLHCDDESLQYAYIDEAFWPEAADLASAMEMEAVLLSDGESSAFEEAVGFAWKYETPEKRSRLPGKLSVTVELRGRRDVYPGMAMKDAEGLWTFLASRGAIDAAVSLPAFEGPAVPLDNIEMVRAPEAGTVLFHRNIGEQVVEGDILATLITRPGMADGSIEIRAPQAGLIVTRSSERLVRRRADLMKIACKTASKAMRKPGTLED from the coding sequence ATGAATACGTCCGAAATCATCATTGCGGGCGACACGGCGGGTATCGAATGGCGGCTTCCCGTTCTTCGCTTCAAGGGCAGCGATCCCGCGGCGCCGAAGGTTTATATTCAGGCAGCCCTGCACGCCGACGAACTGCCTGGCACCGCTTTGGTGCATTATCTGTGCGAAAGTTTGCGCCAGTCCGAAAGTGCCGGCCAGATCAAGAGCGACATTATCGTCGTCCCGCATGCCAACCCGATCGGTGCGGCCCAGTCTCATTTCGGCGAACTTCAGGGCCGCTTCGATCTTGGATCGCGCACCAACTTCAATCGGGAATTTCCGCTGATTTCGGTGAAGGATCGCGACGGGCTTCTTGAGAAGCTCGAGCGTCTTGCGGCAGTCGACAAACTGAAACGCCAGTTGCTGCACATGGCGCTTGGATGCGATCTGGTGATCGATCTGCATTGCGATGATGAGTCGCTGCAATATGCTTATATCGATGAGGCTTTCTGGCCGGAGGCGGCCGATCTCGCATCGGCGATGGAGATGGAGGCGGTTCTTCTATCGGATGGCGAGAGTTCGGCGTTTGAAGAAGCCGTCGGTTTTGCCTGGAAGTACGAGACGCCGGAGAAGCGATCGCGCCTGCCCGGCAAGCTGTCTGTGACCGTCGAGCTTCGCGGCCGCCGCGATGTCTATCCCGGGATGGCGATGAAGGATGCCGAGGGGCTTTGGACGTTTCTGGCAAGCCGCGGCGCCATCGACGCCGCTGTTTCACTGCCCGCCTTCGAAGGACCAGCGGTACCGCTCGACAATATCGAGATGGTCCGTGCGCCGGAGGCCGGTACGGTTCTGTTCCACCGCAACATCGGCGAGCAGGTTGTCGAAGGCGACATTCTTGCCACGTTGATCACCCGGCCCGGTATGGCTGATGGCAGCATCGAGATTCGGGCGCCGCAGGCCGGGCTGATCGTTACGCGCAGTTCCGAACGGCTCGTTCGCCGCCGCGCCGACCTGATGAAGATTGCTTGCAAGACCGCCAGCAAGGCGATGCGCAAACCCGGAACGCTGGAGGACTAA
- a CDS encoding methylated-DNA--[protein]-cysteine S-methyltransferase, translating to MKQATHHYLIFETAAGFCGLAWSDVGVTRFQLPTSSAEATERLLLRRIPGAEPTAPPPAVTEAVAAVKRYFHGEPTDFSAIKLDLTGQDAFFKQIYDAARQVGWGHTTTYGALAKQLGAGPEAARDVGQAMAKNPVALIIPCHRVLAAGNKIGGFSAPGGSSSKQKMLELEGVSLAPPKPAQQSLDL from the coding sequence ATGAAACAGGCAACGCACCACTATCTGATCTTCGAAACCGCCGCCGGCTTTTGCGGTCTTGCCTGGAGCGATGTCGGCGTCACGCGTTTCCAATTGCCGACGTCGAGCGCCGAGGCGACGGAGCGCCTTCTCCTGCGTCGCATCCCAGGCGCCGAACCCACAGCGCCACCTCCTGCAGTCACCGAGGCGGTGGCGGCGGTAAAGCGCTATTTCCACGGAGAGCCGACGGATTTCTCGGCCATCAAGCTTGACCTCACTGGCCAGGACGCCTTCTTCAAACAGATCTACGATGCCGCCCGGCAGGTCGGCTGGGGTCACACGACCACCTATGGCGCACTCGCAAAGCAACTCGGCGCGGGGCCGGAGGCGGCGCGCGATGTCGGCCAGGCGATGGCGAAAAATCCGGTGGCGTTGATCATCCCTTGCCATCGTGTTCTTGCGGCCGGAAACAAGATCGGCGGCTTTTCCGCACCGGGAGGTTCGTCGTCCAAGCAGAAGATGCTCGAACTCGAGGGCGTCAGCCTGGCGCCGCCGAAACCGGCGCAGCAATCCCTCGATTTATGA
- a CDS encoding LysR family transcriptional regulator — MIDWDDVRYFLAVARGGSVRAAAEGLGVYHSTVLRRIAQLEERLGAQMFEKLPSGYRLTAAGEEVLELANQMEASSHQLETRVFGRDQSVRGLLRVTLAPPLATHLLMPDFADFARLHPDIEMEILSSGELANLTNREADVAIRVVYDRKTLPLNLHGLKGPELFGGVYMSCDRLAAWRVGAPDPIRWIVISIHGIPDWASEGDVRTTGVPFRTTDAEAQIVAVRQGLGITTLPCFFGDADPLLVRVPGTDLHMYGTLWLLTQGETRKTKRVRLFTEFVSRRLAAYGPLLAGLSISRD, encoded by the coding sequence ATGATCGACTGGGATGACGTTCGCTACTTTCTTGCCGTCGCGCGCGGGGGCTCGGTCCGAGCCGCCGCCGAGGGCCTCGGGGTGTATCACTCGACCGTGCTGCGACGCATCGCACAGCTCGAGGAACGCCTCGGGGCGCAGATGTTCGAAAAGCTGCCTTCGGGGTACCGCCTGACGGCTGCGGGCGAGGAGGTCCTCGAGCTCGCGAACCAGATGGAAGCGTCGTCGCACCAGCTGGAGACGCGCGTCTTCGGGCGCGACCAGAGCGTGCGCGGGCTTCTGCGGGTGACGTTGGCTCCGCCCCTCGCGACACACCTGCTCATGCCGGACTTCGCCGATTTCGCGCGTCTGCATCCGGACATCGAGATGGAAATCTTGTCGTCCGGCGAGCTGGCAAATCTGACCAACCGAGAGGCCGACGTGGCGATCCGCGTCGTCTACGACCGCAAAACCCTGCCGCTCAATCTTCACGGCCTGAAGGGACCGGAGCTGTTCGGCGGCGTCTACATGTCCTGCGATCGACTAGCCGCATGGCGTGTGGGCGCGCCTGATCCCATCCGGTGGATCGTCATAAGCATTCATGGAATTCCGGATTGGGCCAGCGAGGGTGACGTTCGCACCACGGGGGTTCCATTCAGGACCACGGACGCCGAGGCGCAGATCGTTGCTGTACGGCAAGGGCTCGGGATCACGACACTGCCGTGCTTCTTCGGAGATGCCGACCCCCTACTGGTGAGGGTGCCGGGCACCGACCTGCACATGTACGGAACGCTCTGGCTTCTCACACAGGGGGAGACACGCAAGACGAAGCGCGTGCGGCTCTTCACGGAGTTCGTATCCCGCAGGCTCGCCGCGTACGGTCCGCTTCTCGCGGGGCTGTCCATATCGCGCGACTGA
- a CDS encoding SDR family NAD(P)-dependent oxidoreductase, producing the protein MGKLEGKVAVITGGSSGMALASAKRFVEEGAYVFITGRRQEPLDEAVKLIGRNVTGVRGDASNLDDLDRLFDTVNREKGKIDILYASAGMGEAVPLGEITEQHFDAAFGLNARGTLFTVQKALPLFNDGGSIFMTGSIASIKGFPGFSVYAASKATLLAFARGWLNELKGRKIRVNVLSPGQIATPIQEQLFDEETKRYFESLVPRGKMGGPEEIATVALFLASDDSSFVNGVELYVDGGTSAI; encoded by the coding sequence ATGGGAAAGCTTGAGGGTAAGGTTGCTGTCATCACGGGTGGATCGAGCGGCATGGCGCTGGCGAGCGCCAAGCGGTTCGTTGAAGAAGGCGCCTATGTTTTCATCACGGGCCGGAGACAGGAGCCGCTCGATGAGGCCGTCAAGCTGATCGGCCGGAACGTGACCGGCGTGCGCGGCGACGCGTCCAATCTCGACGACCTCGACCGCCTGTTCGATACAGTCAACCGGGAAAAGGGCAAGATCGACATCCTGTACGCGAGCGCCGGCATGGGCGAAGCCGTCCCCCTGGGCGAGATTACCGAGCAGCACTTCGATGCGGCCTTCGGCCTGAATGCGCGCGGCACGCTGTTTACGGTTCAGAAGGCGTTGCCGCTGTTCAACGATGGTGGATCGATCTTCATGACCGGGTCAATTGCTTCGATCAAAGGGTTTCCTGGTTTCAGCGTGTATGCGGCGAGCAAGGCGACGTTGCTCGCATTCGCACGCGGGTGGCTCAACGAACTGAAGGGCAGGAAAATCCGGGTGAACGTGCTGAGCCCGGGGCAGATCGCCACACCCATTCAGGAGCAACTCTTCGACGAGGAGACGAAGCGGTATTTCGAATCCCTGGTCCCGCGGGGAAAGATGGGTGGTCCTGAGGAAATTGCGACGGTCGCGCTGTTTCTTGCTTCAGACGATTCGAGCTTCGTGAATGGGGTGGAATTGTATGTCGACGGCGGCACCTCGGCCATCTGA
- a CDS encoding NADPH-dependent F420 reductase, translating into MSYAIVGFGAVGQALAHAFARKNIDVTVASRRPPEALAPQARAIGPRVVAKSLRDAVEADTIILAVPFGEHRELAKALPSWEGKTVIDATNAFGVLLEELDGLPSSAFVAKAFTGAKLVKGFNHLVAASLAADPIVEGGHRVVFLSSDDEDAIAPVAALAKQLGFAPVKLGKLNEGGALVHARGRTWGQLIFQDLFKKEQ; encoded by the coding sequence ATGAGCTATGCGATTGTAGGATTCGGTGCGGTAGGCCAGGCTCTCGCCCACGCCTTCGCCCGTAAAAACATCGACGTGACCGTCGCGAGCCGCCGGCCGCCCGAGGCGTTGGCGCCGCAGGCTCGGGCGATTGGACCCAGGGTCGTCGCCAAGTCGCTGCGGGACGCAGTCGAGGCCGACACGATCATCTTGGCGGTCCCGTTCGGGGAGCATCGTGAGCTTGCGAAGGCCCTGCCGAGCTGGGAAGGCAAGACAGTCATCGACGCGACGAACGCGTTTGGAGTTCTCCTTGAAGAGCTGGACGGCCTCCCGTCCTCCGCCTTCGTCGCGAAGGCGTTCACCGGCGCCAAGCTCGTGAAAGGTTTCAATCACCTGGTTGCGGCCAGCCTGGCTGCCGATCCGATCGTCGAGGGCGGGCACCGGGTCGTCTTTCTGTCGAGCGACGACGAGGACGCGATCGCTCCCGTGGCGGCCTTGGCCAAACAACTCGGGTTCGCACCCGTCAAGCTGGGAAAGCTCAACGAGGGTGGCGCGCTGGTGCACGCACGCGGCCGCACTTGGGGCCAGCTCATCTTCCAGGATTTGTTCAAGAAGGAGCAGTAG
- a CDS encoding SDR family oxidoreductase, which translates to MSFSLELEGRRALVTGGTKGLGEAVVSVLLDAGVRVLTTARSIPETSSDGVHFVAADLSTADGCSAVAKAVTEQLGGIDIIVNVLGGSSAPGGGFAALDDYQWSKALDQNLMAAVRIDRALLPSMIERGSGVIIHVTSIQRELPLPESTTAYAAAKAALSTYSKSLSKEVTPKGIRVVRVSPGWIETEAAVNLAKRLAEHEGTDYEGGKQIIMKSLGGIPLGRPAKPKEVADLIAFLVSDRAGSITGTEYVVDGGTVPTV; encoded by the coding sequence ATGAGCTTCAGCCTAGAACTTGAAGGTCGTCGGGCGCTGGTAACGGGCGGCACAAAGGGCCTCGGCGAAGCGGTGGTGTCGGTGCTTCTCGACGCTGGTGTCAGGGTCCTGACGACCGCGCGTTCGATCCCCGAAACCTCGTCCGATGGCGTCCATTTCGTGGCCGCTGACCTTTCGACGGCCGATGGATGCTCTGCTGTTGCGAAGGCGGTCACGGAGCAACTTGGCGGGATCGATATCATCGTCAACGTGCTCGGCGGGTCGAGCGCGCCAGGCGGCGGTTTCGCTGCGCTCGATGACTATCAATGGTCAAAGGCGTTGGATCAGAATCTGATGGCGGCCGTTCGGATCGATCGCGCGCTGTTGCCATCGATGATCGAACGGGGATCGGGCGTTATTATTCACGTCACCTCAATCCAGCGCGAACTGCCGCTACCGGAATCCACGACCGCCTATGCGGCCGCAAAGGCGGCGCTTTCGACCTACAGCAAGAGTTTGTCGAAAGAGGTCACGCCCAAGGGCATCCGTGTGGTGCGTGTGTCACCGGGCTGGATCGAGACTGAGGCGGCGGTGAACTTGGCGAAACGGCTCGCGGAGCACGAGGGCACGGACTATGAAGGCGGCAAGCAGATCATCATGAAATCGCTTGGCGGCATCCCTCTTGGACGTCCGGCAAAGCCGAAAGAGGTGGCGGATTTGATCGCGTTCCTCGTGTCAGATCGCGCCGGTTCAATAACGGGCACCGAATATGTCGTTGACGGTGGAACGGTCCCGACTGTCTGA
- a CDS encoding polyketide cyclase, which produces MSIDLAKPIADYFTADADKADREAVARCFTEDAVVKDEGQVYIGRVTVKQWKENSTTKYQYTSEPFASEDKDGKTVIASHLVGNFPGSPVDLRYFFELDGDKIASLEIIP; this is translated from the coding sequence ATGTCTATCGACCTAGCAAAACCGATCGCCGACTATTTCACCGCGGACGCGGACAAAGCTGATCGTGAGGCCGTCGCACGGTGTTTCACTGAAGATGCCGTCGTGAAAGACGAAGGCCAGGTCTACATCGGCCGCGTTACCGTCAAGCAGTGGAAGGAGAATTCCACGACGAAGTATCAATATACGAGCGAGCCGTTCGCATCCGAAGACAAGGATGGAAAGACCGTCATCGCCAGCCACTTGGTCGGAAACTTCCCCGGAAGCCCAGTTGATCTCCGCTATTTTTTCGAGCTTGACGGCGACAAGATCGCATCGCTGGAGATCATCCCATGA
- a CDS encoding winged helix-turn-helix transcriptional regulator, whose protein sequence is MTRTHEKVGYLPESKGDGLTPTSAAHGVEQALKILEGRWKLVILFHLFGGKLLRFSDLERAIPAISQKMLIQQLRQMEKDGIVRRIVHHQVPPKVEYGLTAWGQALCPALDALLTWAAEREFADDTKDLDGTASR, encoded by the coding sequence ATGACAAGAACGCACGAAAAAGTAGGGTACTTACCAGAAAGTAAGGGCGATGGCCTAACACCAACCTCGGCAGCCCATGGGGTCGAACAGGCGCTCAAGATTCTCGAAGGCCGCTGGAAGCTCGTGATCCTCTTCCACTTGTTCGGCGGCAAGCTGCTGAGGTTTTCGGATCTGGAACGCGCCATTCCGGCCATCTCGCAGAAGATGCTGATCCAGCAGCTTCGACAGATGGAGAAGGACGGCATTGTTCGCCGTATCGTGCATCACCAGGTGCCGCCGAAGGTCGAATATGGTCTTACGGCCTGGGGACAGGCGCTGTGTCCGGCGCTCGACGCGCTGCTGACGTGGGCCGCCGAGCGCGAGTTCGCTGATGACACCAAAGATCTGGATGGCACTGCGTCTCGTTGA
- a CDS encoding recombinase family protein, with translation MSTDNAMKISADHLRRDAFLYVRQSSLRQVFENTESTKRQYALRDRAVALGWPIERVHVIDNDLGLSGAQSQDRDGFQRLVSEVAMGHAGIVLGLEVSRLARNNADWHRLLELAAMSRTLIMDEDGVYDAASFNDRMLLGLKGTMSEAELHILKSRLQGGILNKARRGELELPLPIGFVYTPDTRVVLDPDRQIQDTVRMLFDTFREAGSACAVVRRLRSEKILFPRRIRRGLGKGDVLWSEIDHSRLLQILHNPRYAGAFAYGRTRTVYNAKLKSVQQKMPRSDWQVLIPQAHEGYISWDEFERNQSSLEQNAVGFSPGLRGRMPRQGSGLLQGRVLCGRCGARMRVHYEQFEDKLRPYYVCNEAVVRHAGKTCQWARGPAIDEAVSALLLEAMAPTAIEVALAVQQEISQRVEQAASLRDKQLQRARYEAELARRRYLKVDPDNRLVVDALEADWNGKLRDLDALQREHERQNETDQLLLNGPTQERIRALAADFPRIWNHEHTSAVERKRMLGLLIEDVTLLVDEQINMHIRWRGGRTQSLAVARPRPMAVIRKTPEAVVALINELLETDNDQQIASRLNTLGHRNWRGEPFTLKKVMLVRRAYGLKTRFERLRESGMLTGEEVARQLGVSTTTVHQLGRDGVLKRHRYATNHRYLYEPPGNVRLAKGVGGRYGSRQPRLIGAQQIQQGAS, from the coding sequence ATGTCTACTGATAACGCCATGAAGATTAGTGCCGATCACCTGCGGCGCGATGCATTTCTCTACGTCCGCCAGTCCTCCCTTCGTCAGGTGTTCGAGAACACCGAGAGCACGAAGCGACAATATGCATTGCGGGACAGGGCGGTGGCGCTGGGTTGGCCGATTGAGCGCGTCCACGTCATCGACAACGACCTCGGCCTTTCCGGTGCACAGTCGCAGGACCGCGACGGATTTCAGCGCTTGGTGAGCGAGGTCGCGATGGGGCACGCAGGGATCGTGCTGGGACTGGAAGTATCTCGCCTGGCTCGCAACAATGCTGACTGGCATCGCCTTCTTGAGTTGGCCGCCATGTCGCGCACGCTCATCATGGATGAAGATGGCGTCTACGACGCGGCGTCCTTCAACGATCGTATGTTGCTCGGATTGAAGGGCACGATGAGTGAGGCCGAACTGCACATCCTGAAGTCTCGACTGCAAGGTGGCATTCTTAATAAGGCGCGTCGTGGGGAGCTCGAGTTACCGTTGCCGATCGGATTCGTTTACACGCCTGATACGCGCGTGGTGCTCGATCCGGATCGCCAGATCCAGGACACGGTGCGCATGCTGTTCGATACCTTCCGGGAGGCGGGCTCAGCTTGTGCGGTCGTGCGCCGCCTGCGTAGCGAGAAGATCCTGTTTCCTCGGCGCATTCGGCGCGGTCTCGGCAAGGGTGATGTCCTTTGGAGCGAGATAGACCACTCCCGTCTGCTTCAGATTTTGCACAATCCCCGATACGCTGGCGCTTTCGCGTACGGACGCACACGCACTGTCTACAATGCCAAGCTGAAGTCCGTACAGCAGAAGATGCCGAGGTCCGACTGGCAGGTGCTCATCCCTCAGGCCCACGAAGGCTATATCTCATGGGATGAGTTCGAGCGTAATCAATCAAGCCTGGAACAAAATGCAGTCGGTTTTTCTCCGGGCCTGCGGGGTCGTATGCCTCGCCAGGGCAGCGGCTTGTTGCAAGGTCGAGTTTTGTGCGGTCGATGCGGCGCCCGCATGCGGGTCCATTATGAACAGTTCGAGGACAAGCTTCGTCCCTATTACGTCTGCAACGAGGCCGTCGTTCGTCACGCTGGAAAGACCTGCCAATGGGCAAGAGGACCTGCGATCGATGAAGCGGTCAGCGCGTTGCTGCTTGAAGCAATGGCACCGACGGCGATAGAAGTCGCGCTGGCGGTACAGCAGGAGATCTCACAACGTGTCGAGCAAGCCGCCTCGCTGCGCGACAAGCAGCTACAGCGCGCCCGGTATGAGGCTGAACTCGCACGTCGCCGCTATCTGAAGGTCGATCCCGACAACCGCTTGGTTGTCGACGCACTCGAAGCGGACTGGAATGGCAAACTACGCGACCTCGATGCGCTTCAGCGCGAACATGAGCGTCAAAACGAGACAGACCAGTTATTGTTGAATGGCCCTACGCAGGAACGGATTCGGGCGCTGGCCGCCGATTTTCCTCGCATCTGGAACCACGAACATACAAGCGCTGTCGAGCGCAAACGCATGCTTGGTCTCCTCATCGAAGACGTGACGCTGCTGGTCGACGAGCAGATCAACATGCACATACGCTGGCGCGGAGGGCGCACGCAAAGCCTGGCAGTCGCTCGTCCCCGGCCCATGGCAGTGATCCGCAAGACCCCGGAAGCGGTCGTAGCGTTGATCAACGAACTGCTGGAGACCGACAACGACCAGCAGATTGCCAGTCGTCTCAATACGCTCGGGCATCGTAACTGGCGCGGTGAGCCTTTTACGCTGAAGAAGGTCATGCTCGTTCGTCGAGCCTATGGGCTGAAGACCCGGTTCGAACGGTTGCGCGAGAGCGGCATGCTTACCGGCGAGGAAGTCGCCCGCCAGCTTGGCGTCAGCACCACAACCGTCCACCAACTCGGACGCGATGGCGTTCTCAAGCGCCACCGCTACGCTACCAACCATCGTTACCTGTATGAGCCTCCAGGCAACGTCAGACTCGCAAAAGGCGTCGGCGGTCGCTATGGTAGCCGCCAACCCCGGTTGATTGGCGCTCAACAAATCCAACAAGGTGCATCGTGA
- a CDS encoding helix-turn-helix domain-containing protein, protein MTKESKPDRLRQMGALNPRPEGVHASWFREAGFFDPLDLVQVKYEMLRHARQDGTNKADAAALFGLSRQTYYQAEAAFERDGIAGLLPRTRGPKSAHKLTGEVMRLVEEHLDANGQLQARSLAELVHSRLGISVHPRSIERAVARKKKR, encoded by the coding sequence ATGACCAAAGAAAGCAAGCCCGATCGCCTGCGCCAGATGGGCGCTCTCAACCCCAGACCCGAGGGCGTCCACGCGTCCTGGTTCCGGGAAGCAGGTTTCTTTGATCCGCTCGATCTCGTGCAAGTGAAGTACGAGATGCTTCGTCACGCCCGCCAAGACGGCACTAACAAAGCCGATGCGGCCGCGCTTTTCGGGCTGTCCCGGCAGACCTATTATCAAGCGGAGGCCGCGTTCGAGCGCGATGGCATTGCCGGCCTCTTGCCGCGCACCCGCGGGCCGAAGTCAGCCCACAAGCTTACTGGCGAGGTCATGCGTCTCGTCGAGGAGCATCTCGATGCGAACGGCCAACTGCAGGCCCGTTCGCTGGCGGAACTGGTGCATTCGAGACTGGGCATCAGCGTCCATCCTCGCAGTATCGAACGCGCGGTGGCGCGTAAAAAAAAACGATGA
- a CDS encoding DUF5372 family protein, translating into MEFEVTHPFHPWRGQRFVLATRKQNWGEDRVMFYDVQGRLRSLPASWTDVDEIDAFRQIAAGRSFSRPDDLSALASLIAHIKDHHGD; encoded by the coding sequence ATAGAGTTTGAAGTAACGCACCCCTTTCATCCCTGGCGTGGCCAGCGTTTCGTTCTGGCGACGCGCAAGCAGAATTGGGGCGAAGACCGCGTCATGTTCTATGACGTTCAAGGACGACTGCGTTCGCTGCCGGCCTCGTGGACGGATGTCGATGAGATCGACGCATTCCGCCAGATAGCCGCAGGTCGGTCCTTCTCGCGCCCAGACGATCTGTCGGCGCTGGCGTCATTGATTGCTCACATCAAGGACCACCATGGAGATTGA